One Roseburia rectibacter DNA window includes the following coding sequences:
- the cls gene encoding cardiolipin synthase, with the protein MKKILHLIFGRFFVVAMAIILQVLWLCVVLWQLSYKFTYVNLLVRVIAIIVVLVIVNKWTNPANKLSWTFLILLSPVFGLMVYLLFGRSGLTKHTRERMDAVNRQVEALFQRDTAAEEKLEKESRSAYLQSSYIDKWAGFPLYQNTQTKYYRCGEEMFPDMLEALRGAEHFIFLEYFIIEEGYMFNTILDILEEKAKAGVDVRFIYDDVGSINSISFGYYKKLQERGIPCVTFNPFKPLISVVMNNRDHRKIFVVDGYIGFTGGINLADEYINKVQRFGYWKDTGVRIEGEAVWSLTAMFLEMWNYINRSTEDYSRFLPSVYQQKKTDSDGFVQPYGDSPLDNENVGENIYLNIISRAKKYVYIFTPYLIIDHEMLICLSNAAKSGVDVRIVTPGVPDKKAVYLLTQSYYEPLLKNGVRIFQYTPGFIHAKCFVCDDEIATVGSVNLDYRSLFLHFECGVFMYQSKAVMQVKEDCLKTFAESEEMDVAFCRERKLPVRMVQSLMRLFAPLL; encoded by the coding sequence ATGAAGAAAATATTACATCTCATATTTGGAAGATTTTTTGTAGTAGCCATGGCGATCATTTTACAGGTGTTATGGTTATGTGTTGTATTGTGGCAGCTTAGCTACAAGTTCACATATGTCAATCTGCTCGTACGTGTGATCGCGATCATTGTCGTACTTGTCATCGTCAATAAATGGACAAATCCGGCGAATAAACTTTCGTGGACATTTTTGATACTGCTTTCACCGGTTTTCGGACTTATGGTATATCTGTTGTTTGGAAGATCAGGTCTGACAAAACATACCAGAGAGAGAATGGATGCAGTTAACCGACAGGTAGAAGCCTTGTTTCAGAGAGATACCGCAGCAGAAGAGAAATTGGAAAAAGAAAGCCGGTCGGCATATCTGCAGTCATCTTATATTGATAAATGGGCAGGCTTCCCTTTATACCAGAATACACAGACGAAATATTACAGATGCGGGGAAGAAATGTTCCCGGATATGTTAGAGGCATTGCGTGGTGCAGAACATTTTATTTTTCTCGAATATTTTATCATCGAGGAAGGGTATATGTTTAATACAATCCTGGATATCCTGGAAGAAAAGGCAAAAGCAGGAGTGGATGTGCGATTTATCTATGATGATGTCGGCAGTATCAATTCTATTTCCTTTGGATATTATAAGAAGCTACAGGAGAGAGGAATCCCCTGCGTGACATTTAACCCATTTAAACCGTTGATCTCTGTGGTGATGAACAACCGTGATCACAGAAAGATTTTTGTGGTGGACGGTTATATCGGATTTACAGGTGGAATCAACCTTGCAGACGAATACATCAACAAAGTACAGAGATTTGGCTACTGGAAAGATACCGGAGTCAGGATTGAGGGAGAGGCTGTCTGGAGTCTTACGGCAATGTTCCTTGAAATGTGGAACTATATTAATCGTTCCACAGAAGATTACAGCAGGTTTCTGCCATCGGTATATCAGCAGAAAAAAACTGATTCGGATGGGTTTGTGCAGCCATATGGAGACAGTCCTCTGGATAATGAAAATGTCGGAGAAAATATTTATTTAAATATCATAAGCCGTGCAAAAAAATATGTATACATTTTCACACCGTATCTGATCATAGACCATGAGATGCTGATCTGTCTTTCTAATGCGGCAAAGAGCGGTGTGGATGTAAGAATTGTGACACCGGGAGTGCCGGATAAAAAAGCAGTTTATCTTCTGACACAGTCATATTATGAACCGCTTTTAAAAAATGGTGTAAGGATCTTTCAATATACACCAGGATTTATCCATGCAAAATGTTTTGTCTGTGATGATGAAATTGCAACAGTCGGCAGTGTGAACCTTGACTACCGGAGTCTGTTTTTACATTTTGAATGTGGTGTATTTATGTATCAGTCTAAGGCAGTCATGCAGGTAAAAGAAGACTGCCTTAAGACATTTGCTGAGTCAGAGGAGATGGACGTGGCATTCTGCAGGGAGAGAAAACTTCCGGTACGTATGGTGCAAAGTCTGATGCGTCTGTTTGCACCATTGCTGTAG
- a CDS encoding DUF1538 domain-containing protein, giving the protein MNKKLKEKFDESVNAVLPITVIVLLLSIFVVPMETGTIALFLVGAFMLIIGMAFFQLGAETAMTPLGEGVGSSIMKTRKLPILISVCFLMGIIITLAEPDLQVLANQVPSIPNNTLIFTVALGVGVFLVIAVLRILFRISLPVLLCIFYIALFLLSFAAPADFIAVAFDSGGVTTGPMTVPFIMAIGVGLSATRNDKNGSSDSFGLISFCSIGPVLMVLLLGIFYHPTGAAYNETTIPDVITMQDVIREFVHMVPDYAKEVLLSILPVLFVFLIFQLISRRYHRPQMIKMIIGFLYTIIGLILFLTGVNVGFAPVGSLLGSSLAGQPWKWILIPIGALIGYYIVKAEPAVQVLNRQVEDVTNGSISRDTMNLSLSIGVSASVALALLRVLTGLNIYWLLIPGYLIALILTRFVPRVFVGIAFDSGGVASGPMTSTFLLPLAMGACTAIGGNVVTDAFGVVAMVAMAPLIAVQVMGVSYNIKLKKASTPAAALIGIDDNEILDFEEEF; this is encoded by the coding sequence TTGAACAAAAAACTCAAAGAAAAATTTGACGAATCCGTAAACGCGGTTCTCCCGATCACTGTGATCGTACTTCTGCTCTCTATTTTTGTCGTCCCCATGGAAACAGGTACGATTGCCCTCTTCCTAGTCGGTGCATTTATGTTGATCATTGGTATGGCTTTTTTCCAGCTCGGTGCAGAAACTGCCATGACTCCTCTCGGCGAAGGCGTTGGTTCTTCCATTATGAAAACAAGAAAACTTCCTATTTTAATCAGTGTTTGTTTTCTAATGGGTATTATCATTACTCTTGCAGAACCGGATCTTCAGGTTCTCGCAAATCAGGTTCCTTCTATTCCAAACAATACTCTGATCTTTACGGTTGCACTTGGTGTCGGTGTATTTCTGGTAATCGCCGTACTCCGTATTCTTTTCCGGATCAGTCTTCCAGTCCTGTTGTGCATTTTTTATATTGCGCTGTTTCTTCTTTCTTTTGCGGCACCTGCTGATTTTATCGCAGTCGCATTTGATTCCGGCGGTGTGACAACAGGTCCTATGACAGTTCCTTTTATCATGGCGATCGGTGTTGGACTCTCCGCCACCAGAAATGATAAAAATGGTTCAAGCGACAGTTTCGGACTGATCTCTTTTTGCAGCATCGGTCCGGTTTTGATGGTTCTGCTGCTTGGCATCTTTTATCATCCAACCGGTGCCGCTTACAATGAAACAACAATTCCTGACGTGATCACCATGCAGGATGTAATCCGCGAATTTGTACATATGGTACCGGATTACGCCAAAGAAGTACTTCTGTCCATTCTTCCGGTACTTTTTGTTTTTTTGATTTTCCAGCTTATTTCCAGGCGTTATCACCGCCCGCAGATGATCAAGATGATCATCGGTTTTCTCTACACGATCATCGGTCTGATTCTTTTCTTAACCGGTGTAAATGTCGGATTTGCGCCTGTCGGAAGTCTTCTTGGAAGCAGTCTTGCCGGACAGCCATGGAAATGGATCCTGATTCCGATCGGTGCTCTGATCGGTTATTATATCGTAAAAGCTGAGCCTGCCGTTCAGGTACTGAACCGCCAGGTTGAAGATGTCACAAACGGTTCTATTTCAAGAGACACTATGAATTTAAGTCTGTCGATCGGTGTATCCGCCTCAGTTGCGCTTGCTCTGCTGCGTGTTCTTACCGGTTTAAATATTTACTGGCTTTTAATCCCCGGCTATCTGATCGCACTGATTCTGACACGATTTGTACCCAGAGTATTTGTCGGTATTGCATTTGACTCAGGTGGAGTTGCAAGTGGTCCTATGACTTCCACTTTCCTGCTTCCTCTCGCCATGGGTGCCTGTACTGCAATCGGAGGCAATGTCGTAACAGACGCTTTTGGTGTTGTCGCCATGGTTGCCATGGCACCACTCATTGCAGTTCAGGTTATGGGAGTTTCTTATAATATCAAATTAAAGAAAGCAAGTACCCCTGCCGCTGCACTCATTGGAATTGACGACAATGAGATTCTGGATTTTGAGGAGGAATTTTAA
- a CDS encoding D-alanyl-D-alanine carboxypeptidase family protein: MKFVVSFLLSLNLFMQSTLFPVSSCFTPGTADSISFSSNTETVPAADLNISAPSAILMEASTGAIVYEKNSHESRHPASVTKIMTLLLIFDALSSKQISFDDTVTVSEHAASMGGSQVFLEPGETQTVDTMIKCISVASANDACVAMAEHIAGSESEFVRMMNERAKGLGMNDTTFINCCGLDADGHMTSANDIALMSRELITKYPKIHDYCTIWMENITHTTAKGSSEFGLTNTNKLIKHYQYATGLKTGFTNTAMYCISATAKKGGMELIAVIMGAPDIKSRSADATSLLNYGFGKCRIYCDNHEDKLDALPVEKGLADSVGIIYQRPFQYMTTDGSDLSGITKSIELPESVTAPVKKGGTAGKAVYFLNGTPIGSVSIVYTDTVNAAEYKDYFCRTLLYFVP, from the coding sequence TTGAAATTTGTGGTTTCCTTTCTGCTTAGTCTTAATCTTTTTATGCAAAGCACATTATTTCCTGTATCTTCCTGTTTCACTCCGGGCACAGCAGACTCTATCTCATTTAGCTCTAATACAGAAACTGTACCGGCTGCTGATTTAAATATTTCCGCACCAAGTGCAATTTTAATGGAGGCATCTACCGGAGCCATTGTCTATGAAAAAAACTCCCACGAATCGAGACATCCGGCAAGCGTCACCAAGATCATGACTCTACTTTTGATTTTTGATGCTCTTTCCTCAAAACAGATTTCTTTCGATGATACTGTGACTGTCTCCGAGCACGCAGCCAGCATGGGAGGTTCACAGGTATTTTTAGAACCAGGCGAAACACAGACCGTCGATACGATGATCAAATGCATCAGTGTCGCAAGTGCGAACGATGCCTGTGTTGCCATGGCAGAACATATTGCCGGCTCAGAGTCAGAATTTGTCCGCATGATGAATGAACGTGCCAAAGGGCTCGGCATGAATGATACCACATTTATCAACTGTTGTGGTTTAGACGCCGATGGGCATATGACCAGTGCAAACGATATTGCCTTAATGTCACGCGAACTGATCACAAAATATCCGAAAATCCACGATTACTGTACGATCTGGATGGAAAATATCACCCACACTACTGCAAAAGGTTCCTCTGAGTTTGGGCTGACCAACACCAATAAACTGATCAAGCATTACCAGTACGCCACCGGTCTGAAAACCGGATTTACCAATACTGCCATGTACTGTATTTCTGCAACTGCAAAAAAAGGCGGCATGGAACTGATTGCTGTCATCATGGGTGCACCCGATATCAAGTCCCGCTCTGCTGATGCTACATCACTGTTAAATTACGGATTTGGGAAATGCAGGATCTACTGTGACAATCATGAAGATAAACTAGACGCCCTTCCGGTAGAAAAAGGCCTTGCTGATTCTGTCGGCATCATCTACCAAAGACCTTTTCAGTATATGACAACAGATGGAAGTGATCTTTCCGGCATTACCAAAAGCATAGAACTGCCAGAAAGTGTGACAGCGCCTGTAAAAAAAGGCGGCACTGCCGGAAAAGCGGTGTATTTCCTGAACGGAACACCCATCGGCAGTGTCAGTATCGTATATACAGATACAGTTAATGCTGCAGAATATAAAGATTATTTTTGCCGCACCCTCCTGTACTTTGTTCCATGA
- a CDS encoding S8 family peptidase encodes MDRVKKIIHTDYAYRSGLSGQNITVAVMDTGIVPHPDFEDRIIYFKDFCNGRNEMYDDNGHGTHVSGIIAGNGKMSEQYVKGTAHNVRRYSGVAPKCRIIMLKVLDENGNGNTKKVLDAVNWVKANRKLHHIRILNISVGMLPGAGVEEQRKLLHAIDELWDEGIMVVAAAGNNGPKENTVTIPGISRKVLTVGSSDDDTSDHGRKALKTGYSGRGPTACCIVKPEILAPGTGITSCSRDAMGYQVKSGTSMAAPVVSGALALAFEKYPSFTPAEMKLRLYERAYPRSTQLGKTGWGMIHVDYLVR; translated from the coding sequence ATGGATCGGGTTAAGAAGATCATTCACACAGATTATGCATACAGATCAGGACTTAGCGGGCAGAATATTACGGTTGCAGTGATGGATACCGGCATTGTCCCACATCCGGATTTTGAAGACAGGATTATATATTTTAAGGATTTTTGTAATGGAAGAAATGAAATGTATGACGATAATGGGCATGGGACGCATGTTTCTGGGATCATTGCAGGAAATGGAAAAATGTCGGAACAGTATGTGAAAGGTACTGCACATAACGTCCGCAGATACAGTGGCGTTGCACCAAAATGCAGGATCATCATGTTAAAAGTATTAGACGAAAATGGAAATGGAAATACTAAAAAGGTACTTGATGCTGTAAACTGGGTGAAAGCAAACAGAAAACTGCATCATATCAGAATATTAAATATATCCGTTGGAATGCTGCCTGGAGCGGGGGTGGAAGAGCAGAGAAAACTATTACATGCGATCGATGAATTGTGGGATGAGGGAATCATGGTGGTTGCTGCTGCAGGAAACAACGGACCGAAAGAAAATACTGTGACGATACCGGGTATTTCAAGAAAAGTACTGACCGTTGGAAGCAGTGATGATGATACCAGTGACCATGGGAGAAAAGCTTTAAAAACAGGATATAGTGGTAGAGGACCGACTGCATGCTGCATTGTCAAACCGGAGATTCTTGCGCCGGGAACTGGGATTACGAGCTGCAGCAGGGATGCAATGGGATATCAGGTAAAAAGCGGGACTTCTATGGCAGCACCGGTTGTATCAGGGGCACTTGCGCTGGCATTTGAAAAATATCCGTCGTTTACTCCGGCAGAAATGAAACTTCGCCTTTATGAGAGAGCATATCCGCGAAGCACGCAGCTTGGAAAAACCGGCTGGGGAATGATACATGTGGATTATCTCGTCCGTTGA